In Leuconostoc kimchii IMSNU 11154, the DNA window TTGTCACAAATAAGTGGTGGTGCATCAAAGGATATTCAATATAATCTTAAAAAATATAGGACTCTGTCTGGTATTAGCCAAGATAGATTAGCAGATTTGTTATGTGTGAGTCAGGTAGCAGTTTCAAATTATGAAACTGGCAAGAGAATTCCGGATATAGATAATTTAATTAAATTATCTAATATACTGCAAACCAGTGTACCAGAGTTAATTGCACCTCATAACGAAACGTTATAATATATCTGATCATTTAATGGTAAAATTTATTTATCAATTAGAAAAAGAGGAAGAACAATCATGCAAGATGTTAAATACAGAGAACTTTCTGAAGCTGAGTTGAGTGTTATAGCTGGGGGAAAAAGTTTCTGGAGTTGGGCATCAGATGCGTCATCTTGGTTATCTGGACCACAACAACCTAATTCGCCGCTACTAAAAAAGAAGCGTTGATGAGCAATCATCGGAATAAACATTAATGTTTATTCCGATTTTGTCATTGATAAAGCATTTAAGGAAAATATGTTAAAACATTATTTAAAATCTGAAAAGATAAAATATTTATTTTGGGGCGTTGTGACGACATTAGTCTATTTTGTGGTACGTTTTATATCAATGGGACTCCTACACCAAGCTATGTTACCTGTATTGATTGCACAAATTGTGACGGTTTTGTTTGCTTTTGTAGTCAATAAATTTTTTGTATTTTCGACTGACCAAAATCGCCATATATTGGTGCAGTTATGGCGATTTATAGCTGGTAGGCTATTCGTGGCGGGAATTGATTTTCTGTTAACCTATATTATGATTGAACGGTATAGTGGTGTTTTCATTCACTTATTGCGACTGGACACCATTAACTTTCAACTATTTCCTTTTGGATTATCGTGGGTACACCGTTGGATTTATGATAGTATATCATTGAATAGTGTGATTGCTGTGTTTTTAATTCAGATCATTGCAATTGTGGCCAATTATTTTATCTCTAAATTTATGATTTTTGATTAATAAATATACTGATGTTGGTAAAAAATATAAAGTAACCTGCATACTATAGCAAAAAATGACCCAATAAGTTAGGTTTTACCTAATTTATTGGGTCATTTTTTTGTTATTTTAATGCATGTTCGTTCAAAATTCTGTAAGCCATGGCTTCACTGAGAATGATGTCAGTAATTAATTGACCGCGCAGGGCACCGATGACAGCTTGATATTTTGATTTGCCCCGAACTAAACAAATACGTTTTGGTACTTGTAATATTTGAGAAACAGATAATCTGACAATTTTATCATCGCCTTGGTTTAAAAAGCGGCCATTAATATCATATGGTCGACCAAAAATCATACCTACAACGCTTTTAACGTTTACTGAAGGAAAAATACCATTTAAATTATTATGCCAAATAGGAATTGAGTCTAGTGAGCGAATTGTTCCGACACCTGTAATTAGAAAATCCATATGATTGGCCAGCGCTAAGGTATTTTGTAACGAGGGTTCAGAGTATAAACCGCCACGCACAATGTCATTAAGAATGTAAAGCGGTGCTGGTAATGTTAAAAATTCCCCAGAAACTTTTTTGGCTGCACGTTCTACCATGCGCATAGATCCGGCGGTGGAATTATATTTCATGTTTTCACCTAAAAATTGTGTAAATTTAACACGTTCTAAGGGTGTGCTTTTTAAGCTGTCTATCATACTGTAGATTGTTTCGCCCCAAGTTAAGCCGACAACTTTATTATTCGTTTGTAATAATTCACCAACAAACTCAGCCGCAAAATTGGATAAATGAGTTGATGTTGTGATGTTATTAATGTCATCTTGCACAACATAGAAATTAACATTAGGAAACTTATCTTGTAGAATATGCTCTAATTGTGAATTACGATGAGAGTTTTCGGTAATTTCAATCTTAACCACCCCACTTTTGACAGCTTCGTTGAGGTATTTATTGACTAAATAACGGCTAATATTATATTTTTTTGAGATATCCCCGAACGGTAATTTGTTGAGGTAATAATCTTGAGAAATTTGAGAAAGCAATGCACGATCGACCATGAAACCCTCCATATAAATATAGTTTACTCGTGTTTTATTAATTAAACAATCGTTTAATTAATTGAACGTATTTTAAAAATATTAATTTAAAAAAATCAATCTATTTTAAATATTTAAAAAAGTGAATGTTTTTTGAGATTTATTTAAAAATTAGAGATAAAAATCATTGACTTGGATTTAGCTAATTACTAGAATGAGACTTGTTAATACCTGTACATGAGTACATTCAAGCAAGCACTAAATTAGAAAAGAGGCATATTTTGATAGATATGAAAGAAGTGCTGTCAGTCCATGAGGCACACACTGGGGTTTTAGATATAGAGTCACAGTTTGATATTACAACACCATCAGCATTGAGTGAGGCTTACACGCCAGGCGTTGCGGGTTTAGCGAAATTAATTGCTAAAGATGAATCGCAAAAAAATATTTATACGATGAGTGGCAAATTAATTCCAGTGATTACTGATGGTTCAGCTGTATTAGGCTTGGGTAATATTGGTCCTGCAGCTGGGTTACCTATTGTTGAAGGTAAGGCATTGATTTATAAAAACTTTGCTAATGTGAATGCTTTACCGATGGCATTGAACCAAGTTAGTGTCGATGAATTTGTCAAGGCAGTCAAAGCTATGGCACCATCGTTTGCAGGCATTCATTTAGAAGATATTGGTGCGCCACGCGTATTTGAAATTGAACGACGCTTGAGTGAGGAACTTGATATTCCTGTATACCATGATGATCAAACGGGCACGGCCATTGTTGTTCTTGCAGGCCTTATTAATGCCGCAAAAGTTGTTGGAAAAGATTTGCAACAACTAAAAGTGTTGGTTAACGGTATTGGTGCGGCAGGCGTTGCCACCACTAAAATTTTATTGGCAGCTGGATTAAAAAATATCACATTAGTCGACATTGATGGTGTGGTGCGATCAGATAATCAAAAATACAATAGTTATCAACGTGAATTAACGACTCAAGTAAATCAAAGTGATGGTAAAAAGCTTGATGACGTTATTTTAAATCAAGACGTTTTTATTGGGCTGTCAGATTCAAATGTGCTAAATGGTGGTCAAGTACGGCGTATGGCCAAGAAACCAATTGTCTTTGCATTAGCTAATCCCGTGCCAGAAATATTACCGGAAGAAGCTATTGATGCTGGTGCAGTGGTTGTGGCAACGGGATCTTCACAATGGCCGAACCAAGTGAATAACGTTTTGGTTTTTCCTGGATTATTTAAAGGGTTGTTGTCAAGTGGTCTGAAACATGTTGATATGCCATTACAGATACGTGTGGCACACGCATTGGCTAATATGATTAAAAATCCGGATACCACACATGTTGTTCCTGGTGTTTTTGGTAAAGGGATTGTGCATGCAGTGGAACAATCAGTTTTAGATTATGCAAAACAATAGTGGTAATTAAGGTCATGACAAACACAGTACAAGATATTCATATATCAAATACCACTCAAAAAAAGAATTGGCAGGCATTTTTGAGTAAACTTGGCATTACGCAATTTAATGATCAAGAGTTAGATGTTATTGAGCAAACAATTGGTATTTTTGAGAATGATCAACTAGTCGCGACGGGATCGATTGCAGGAAACGTTATTAAATATGTTGGGTCTTGTGCCATTGGCGAAATATCAAAGGGTGCGAGATTTAATCAATTGATGACGGCTTTAGATAATCGTATGGCTTTGTTAGAGCGATTTCATCAGTTTGTCTATACGAAACCATTATATGTGCAAAGTTTTGAACATATTGGCTTTAAGTTATTAGCTGATTCCAGTTCAGGTGTGCTTCTTGAGAAAGGATCACCGGACATTCAAAATTTTTTAAATACGATTCCAAAAGCGCCGCAAGGTGTGCAAACAATTGGGA includes these proteins:
- a CDS encoding helix-turn-helix domain-containing protein → MDFSEFNVIDNKILSQISGGASKDIQYNLKKYRTLSGISQDRLADLLCVSQVAVSNYETGKRIPDIDNLIKLSNILQTSVPELIAPHNETL
- a CDS encoding NAD(P)-dependent malic enzyme, which produces MIDMKEVLSVHEAHTGVLDIESQFDITTPSALSEAYTPGVAGLAKLIAKDESQKNIYTMSGKLIPVITDGSAVLGLGNIGPAAGLPIVEGKALIYKNFANVNALPMALNQVSVDEFVKAVKAMAPSFAGIHLEDIGAPRVFEIERRLSEELDIPVYHDDQTGTAIVVLAGLINAAKVVGKDLQQLKVLVNGIGAAGVATTKILLAAGLKNITLVDIDGVVRSDNQKYNSYQRELTTQVNQSDGKKLDDVILNQDVFIGLSDSNVLNGGQVRRMAKKPIVFALANPVPEILPEEAIDAGAVVVATGSSQWPNQVNNVLVFPGLFKGLLSSGLKHVDMPLQIRVAHALANMIKNPDTTHVVPGVFGKGIVHAVEQSVLDYAKQ
- a CDS encoding lactococcin family bacteriocin, translated to MQDVKYRELSEAELSVIAGGKSFWSWASDASSWLSGPQQPNSPLLKKKR
- a CDS encoding GtrA family protein; its protein translation is MLKHYLKSEKIKYLFWGVVTTLVYFVVRFISMGLLHQAMLPVLIAQIVTVLFAFVVNKFFVFSTDQNRHILVQLWRFIAGRLFVAGIDFLLTYIMIERYSGVFIHLLRLDTINFQLFPFGLSWVHRWIYDSISLNSVIAVFLIQIIAIVANYFISKFMIFD
- a CDS encoding sugar-binding transcriptional regulator; the protein is MVDRALLSQISQDYYLNKLPFGDISKKYNISRYLVNKYLNEAVKSGVVKIEITENSHRNSQLEHILQDKFPNVNFYVVQDDINNITTSTHLSNFAAEFVGELLQTNNKVVGLTWGETIYSMIDSLKSTPLERVKFTQFLGENMKYNSTAGSMRMVERAAKKVSGEFLTLPAPLYILNDIVRGGLYSEPSLQNTLALANHMDFLITGVGTIRSLDSIPIWHNNLNGIFPSVNVKSVVGMIFGRPYDINGRFLNQGDDKIVRLSVSQILQVPKRICLVRGKSKYQAVIGALRGQLITDIILSEAMAYRILNEHALK